In Populus alba chromosome 1, ASM523922v2, whole genome shotgun sequence, a single window of DNA contains:
- the LOC118033700 gene encoding uncharacterized protein isoform X3, translated as MSTSTNSHIMERRSPKSPFPRSPFPKSPMPQSPEFYEKYKSKCAYGLINIFHFRQRHSKKLISDKAVLKRHAVEMQKIAEEDMPIKQQIKKTTAKVEHVQSDTELAGDSSTSHRKAIKATRKPRRLPIYGCYDVATMGHAKSVHENSADDSSKKLESAVTKESLSNQVPPRNETDCNCRSIQHGKHGQSKEINLQVRVNEAAEAFINQKLIDGKHLSTDGADDQSKHFMEALEILNSNKELFIKLLQDPNSLLVKHIEDLRDSQEKVQQIKSYPEDKLPEQHKNDSRECERTDCTRNFNSIDRYLSKGTGDPQPLETIVVLKPGSASLQNCADGISHDSPPVHYRLKNVQQSVKPSFFPLVKMKRKLMHAMRVSRKEQQLMLTDGAVQKSKYIFQESEKCGGGGVDINERNSPGETSCYLGRTTMDVRSEDQMDKVEIIESSVREEAATASKKGHESSRFSNLRHSKENNNDKYVETRVHLSDFLMNENVNLSRKQRPKTWDGMSSLPEIEFFPMAGPRCQAEHARVTPQMRFSPYSSYQLMNKNKWNQSEKRNNTSPTRKNLEAPPWANNKKCEDQLHIIETEKTISDKLFPDVKEDENISSLENDSSPRVFTKIIGKRDSKISEECSPSGVPSRLDGSHNSDANESTCTANTTDEHESSKFFRLDSSTDNQMSPSSTSDYLSSPSTIQRVEDLEKAKERAEQPSPVSVLEHFFMEDMITRPSSHASRPVMQLNYQPCH; from the exons ATGTCTACTAGCACTAATTCTCATATCATGGAAAGGAGGTCACCGAAGAGCCCTTTTCCGAGGAGCCCTTTTCCGAAGAGCCCAATGCCACAGAGTCCTGAATTCTATGAAAAATACAAGTCTAAATGTGCATATGGCTTAATTAATATCTTTCATTTCCGCCAACGTCACTCAAAGAAGCTGATTTCTGATAAGGCAGTTTTGAAGAGACATGCTGTTG AAATGCAGAAAATTGCAGAGGAAGATATGCCCATCAAGCAGCAGATAAAGAAGACCACTGCAAAAGTGGAACATGTACAATCTGATACTGAACTTGCTGGTGACTCATCAACAAGCCATAGAAAAGCAATCAAGGCTACTCGGAAACCTCGTCGTTTACCTATTTATGGTTGTTATGATGTAGCAACCATGGGGCATGCAAAATCTGTGCATGAAAATTCAGCGGATGATTCTTCAAAAAAGTTGGAATCTGCAGTGACCAAAGAATCACTCTCCAATCAAGTGCCACCTAGAAACGAAACTGATTGTAACTGTAGAAGTATCCAACATGGAAAGCATGGCCAATCTAAGGAGATCAATCTTCAGGTTCGCGTGAATGAAGCTGCTGAAGCTTTTATAAATCAGAAGTTGATTGATGGAAAACACCTCAGCACAGATGGGGCAGATGACCAGTCTAAACATTTCATGGAAGCACTAGAGATACTGAATTCCAACAAGGAACTGTTCATAAAACTCCTACAAGACCCCAATTCTCTACTGGTGAAACATATTGAAGACTTGCGAGACTCTCAGGAAAAAGTGCAGCAGATTAAATCTTACCCCGAAGATAAATTGCCAGAACAACACAAAAATGATTCAAGGGAATGTGAAAGGACTGACTGTACCCGAAACTTCAACTCCATTGATAGATACCTGTCCAAGGGAACTGGTGATCCTCAACCCTTGGAGACAATAGTAGTTTTGAAGCCTGGCTCTGCAAGCTTGCAAAACTGTGCGGATGGAATCAGTCATGACTCTCCACCAGTTCATTATAGGTTAAAAAATGTGCAGCAGagtgttaaaccttcattttttccccttgtcaaaatgaaaagaaagttgATGCATGCTATGCGGGTGAGCAGGAAAGAGCAGCAGTTGATGTTGACTGATGGTGCAGTGCAGAAGtccaaatatattttccaaGAGAGCGAAAAATGTGGTGGCGGAGGTGtggatattaatgaaagaaactCACCAGGTGAAACCTCTTGTTATTTAGGAAGAACAACCATGGATGTCAGGAGTGAAGACCAGATGGACAAAGTGGAAATAATTGAATCTAGTGTTAGAGAGGAAGCTGCTACAGCCAGTAAAAAAGGTCATGAAAGCTCAAGATTTTCAAATCTCAGGCATTCCAAGGAAAATAACAATGACAAATATGTTGAGACAAGGGTACATCTATCTGACTTTTTAATGAATGAAAATGTGAATCTTTCGAGAAAGCAGAGACCAAAAACCTGGGATGGGATGAGTTCTCTTCCTGAAATTGAATTCTTTCCTATGGCCGGTCCTAGATGTCAAGCAGAGCATGCCCGTGTCACTCCACAAATGAGATTTTCTCCCTATAGCAGTTATCAACTGATGAACAAGAACAAGTGGAATCAGAGTGAAAAGAGAAACAACACAAGTCCAACCCGGAAGAATTTAGAGGCTCCACCATGggccaataataaaaaatgtgagGATCAATTACATATCATCGAGACAGAGAAAACTATTTCAGACAAACTTTTCCCTGATGTCAAAGAGGATGAAAACATCTCTTCTCTTGAAAATGATTCTAGCCCTAGAG TTTTCACCAAAATAATAGGAAAAAGGGACAGTAAAATTTCAGAAGAATGTAGTCCCTCCGGCGTGCCCTCCAGACTAGATGGCTCGCACAATAGCGATGCTAATGAAAGCACCTGTACTGCAAATACAACTGACGAACATGAATCCTCAAAATTCTTTAGACTG GATTCATCTACAGATAATCAGATGTCACCATCTTCAACAAGTGATTATTTGTCAAGCCCTTCAACCATCCAGAGGGTTGAAGACTTGGAAAAGGCCAAAGAGAGAGCAGAGCAGCCAAGTCCAGTATCTGTCCTTGAGCATTTTTTCATGGAAGATATGATTACTAGACCTTCAAGCCACGCATCGCGGCCTG TTATGCAGCTGAACTATCAGCCCTGCCACTAA
- the LOC118033700 gene encoding uncharacterized protein isoform X1 — protein MSTSTNSHIMERRSPKSPFPRSPFPKSPMPQSPEFYEKYKSKCAYGLINIFHFRQRHSKKLISDKAVLKRHAVEMQKIAEEDMPIKQQIKKTTAKVEHVQSDTELAGDSSTSHRKAIKATRKPRRLPIYGCYDVATMGHAKSVHENSADDSSKKLESAVTKESLSNQVPPRNETDCNCRSIQHGKHGQSKEINLQVRVNEAAEAFINQKLIDGKHLSTDGADDQSKHFMEALEILNSNKELFIKLLQDPNSLLVKHIEDLRDSQEKVQQIKSYPEDKLPEQHKNDSRECERTDCTRNFNSIDRYLSKGTGDPQPLETIVVLKPGSASLQNCADGISHDSPPVHYRLKNVQQSVKPSFFPLVKMKRKLMHAMRVSRKEQQLMLTDGAVQKSKYIFQESEKCGGGGVDINERNSPGETSCYLGRTTMDVRSEDQMDKVEIIESSVREEAATASKKGHESSRFSNLRHSKENNNDKYVETRVHLSDFLMNENVNLSRKQRPKTWDGMSSLPEIEFFPMAGPRCQAEHARVTPQMRFSPYSSYQLMNKNKWNQSEKRNNTSPTRKNLEAPPWANNKKCEDQLHIIETEKTISDKLFPDVKEDENISSLENDSSPRVFTKIIGKRDSKISEECSPSGVPSRLDGSHNSDANESTCTANTTDEHESSKFFRLDSSTDNQMSPSSTSDYLSSPSTIQRVEDLEKAKERAEQPSPVSVLEHFFMEDMITRPSSHASRPAELSALPLRIGDEEDYLAALVHSPLDLKINSSTSLEELGSVLECIGAVLRASGFNLDDLSSKCHGESCGGRKLVCDYFVEVLLEVYQNYTRSSPWLSFVEPKVRPVTIAENMAQQVMKHVERNILLQPPSRTLDHLVEKDLTSSVTWLDARIDAEYVVSMIAESVLEEVIMETAIE, from the exons ATGTCTACTAGCACTAATTCTCATATCATGGAAAGGAGGTCACCGAAGAGCCCTTTTCCGAGGAGCCCTTTTCCGAAGAGCCCAATGCCACAGAGTCCTGAATTCTATGAAAAATACAAGTCTAAATGTGCATATGGCTTAATTAATATCTTTCATTTCCGCCAACGTCACTCAAAGAAGCTGATTTCTGATAAGGCAGTTTTGAAGAGACATGCTGTTG AAATGCAGAAAATTGCAGAGGAAGATATGCCCATCAAGCAGCAGATAAAGAAGACCACTGCAAAAGTGGAACATGTACAATCTGATACTGAACTTGCTGGTGACTCATCAACAAGCCATAGAAAAGCAATCAAGGCTACTCGGAAACCTCGTCGTTTACCTATTTATGGTTGTTATGATGTAGCAACCATGGGGCATGCAAAATCTGTGCATGAAAATTCAGCGGATGATTCTTCAAAAAAGTTGGAATCTGCAGTGACCAAAGAATCACTCTCCAATCAAGTGCCACCTAGAAACGAAACTGATTGTAACTGTAGAAGTATCCAACATGGAAAGCATGGCCAATCTAAGGAGATCAATCTTCAGGTTCGCGTGAATGAAGCTGCTGAAGCTTTTATAAATCAGAAGTTGATTGATGGAAAACACCTCAGCACAGATGGGGCAGATGACCAGTCTAAACATTTCATGGAAGCACTAGAGATACTGAATTCCAACAAGGAACTGTTCATAAAACTCCTACAAGACCCCAATTCTCTACTGGTGAAACATATTGAAGACTTGCGAGACTCTCAGGAAAAAGTGCAGCAGATTAAATCTTACCCCGAAGATAAATTGCCAGAACAACACAAAAATGATTCAAGGGAATGTGAAAGGACTGACTGTACCCGAAACTTCAACTCCATTGATAGATACCTGTCCAAGGGAACTGGTGATCCTCAACCCTTGGAGACAATAGTAGTTTTGAAGCCTGGCTCTGCAAGCTTGCAAAACTGTGCGGATGGAATCAGTCATGACTCTCCACCAGTTCATTATAGGTTAAAAAATGTGCAGCAGagtgttaaaccttcattttttccccttgtcaaaatgaaaagaaagttgATGCATGCTATGCGGGTGAGCAGGAAAGAGCAGCAGTTGATGTTGACTGATGGTGCAGTGCAGAAGtccaaatatattttccaaGAGAGCGAAAAATGTGGTGGCGGAGGTGtggatattaatgaaagaaactCACCAGGTGAAACCTCTTGTTATTTAGGAAGAACAACCATGGATGTCAGGAGTGAAGACCAGATGGACAAAGTGGAAATAATTGAATCTAGTGTTAGAGAGGAAGCTGCTACAGCCAGTAAAAAAGGTCATGAAAGCTCAAGATTTTCAAATCTCAGGCATTCCAAGGAAAATAACAATGACAAATATGTTGAGACAAGGGTACATCTATCTGACTTTTTAATGAATGAAAATGTGAATCTTTCGAGAAAGCAGAGACCAAAAACCTGGGATGGGATGAGTTCTCTTCCTGAAATTGAATTCTTTCCTATGGCCGGTCCTAGATGTCAAGCAGAGCATGCCCGTGTCACTCCACAAATGAGATTTTCTCCCTATAGCAGTTATCAACTGATGAACAAGAACAAGTGGAATCAGAGTGAAAAGAGAAACAACACAAGTCCAACCCGGAAGAATTTAGAGGCTCCACCATGggccaataataaaaaatgtgagGATCAATTACATATCATCGAGACAGAGAAAACTATTTCAGACAAACTTTTCCCTGATGTCAAAGAGGATGAAAACATCTCTTCTCTTGAAAATGATTCTAGCCCTAGAG TTTTCACCAAAATAATAGGAAAAAGGGACAGTAAAATTTCAGAAGAATGTAGTCCCTCCGGCGTGCCCTCCAGACTAGATGGCTCGCACAATAGCGATGCTAATGAAAGCACCTGTACTGCAAATACAACTGACGAACATGAATCCTCAAAATTCTTTAGACTG GATTCATCTACAGATAATCAGATGTCACCATCTTCAACAAGTGATTATTTGTCAAGCCCTTCAACCATCCAGAGGGTTGAAGACTTGGAAAAGGCCAAAGAGAGAGCAGAGCAGCCAAGTCCAGTATCTGTCCTTGAGCATTTTTTCATGGAAGATATGATTACTAGACCTTCAAGCCACGCATCGCGGCCTG CTGAACTATCAGCCCTGCCACTAAGAATAGGTGATGAGGAAGACTATTTGGCTGCTCTTGTTCACTCCCCTTTGGATCTGAAGATTAATTCAAGCACTTCTTTGGAAGAGCTAGGATCCGTGTTGGAGTGTATAGGTGCGGTTTTGAGAGCTTCTGGCTTTAATTTGGATGATCTCTCATCAAAGTGCCATGGTGAGTCATGTGGTGGTCGTAAGCTCGTTTGTGATTATTTTGTCGAAGTCCTTCTAGAGGTATACCAGAACTACACGAGAAGCTCCCCTTGGTTGTCATTTGTCGAACCAAAAGTTCGACCTGTTACAATTGCAGAAAACATGGCTCAACAAGTGATGAAACATGTTGAACGGAACATACTCTTACAGCCACCTTCGCGAACATTAGATCATCTTGTTGAAAAGGACTTGACCAGCTCTGTGACTTGGTTGGATGCCCGGATTGATGCTGAATATGTTGTTAGTATGATAGCAGAAAGTGTTCTAGAAGAAGTGATAATGGAGACTGCAATTGAGTAG
- the LOC118033700 gene encoding uncharacterized protein isoform X2 translates to MSTSTNSHIMERRSPKSPFPRSPFPKSPMPQSPEFYEKYKSKCAYGLINIFHFRQRHSKKLISDKAVLKRHAVEMQKIAEEDMPIKQQIKKTTAKVEHVQSDTELAGDSSTSHRKAIKATRKPRRLPIYGCYDVATMGHAKSVHENSADDSSKKLESAVTKESLSNQVPPRNETDCNCRSIQHGKHGQSKEINLQVRVNEAAEAFINQKLIDGKHLSTDGADDQSKHFMEALEILNSNKELFIKLLQDPNSLLVKHIEDLRDSQEKVQQIKSYPEDKLPEQHKNDSRECERTDCTRNFNSIDRYLSKGTGDPQPLETIVVLKPGSASLQNCADGISHDSPPVHYRLKNVQQSVKPSFFPLVKMKRKLMHAMRVSRKEQQLMLTDGAVQKSKYIFQESEKCGGGGVDINERNSPGETSCYLGRTTMDVRSEDQMDKVEIIESSVREEAATASKKGHESSRFSNLRHSKENNNDKYVETRVHLSDFLMNENVNLSRKQRPKTWDGMSSLPEIEFFPMAGPRCQAEHARVTPQMRFSPYSSYQLMNKNKWNQSEKRNNTSPTRKNLEAPPWANNKKCEDQLHIIETEKTISDKLFPDVKEDENISSLENDSSPRGKRDSKISEECSPSGVPSRLDGSHNSDANESTCTANTTDEHESSKFFRLDSSTDNQMSPSSTSDYLSSPSTIQRVEDLEKAKERAEQPSPVSVLEHFFMEDMITRPSSHASRPAELSALPLRIGDEEDYLAALVHSPLDLKINSSTSLEELGSVLECIGAVLRASGFNLDDLSSKCHGESCGGRKLVCDYFVEVLLEVYQNYTRSSPWLSFVEPKVRPVTIAENMAQQVMKHVERNILLQPPSRTLDHLVEKDLTSSVTWLDARIDAEYVVSMIAESVLEEVIMETAIE, encoded by the exons ATGTCTACTAGCACTAATTCTCATATCATGGAAAGGAGGTCACCGAAGAGCCCTTTTCCGAGGAGCCCTTTTCCGAAGAGCCCAATGCCACAGAGTCCTGAATTCTATGAAAAATACAAGTCTAAATGTGCATATGGCTTAATTAATATCTTTCATTTCCGCCAACGTCACTCAAAGAAGCTGATTTCTGATAAGGCAGTTTTGAAGAGACATGCTGTTG AAATGCAGAAAATTGCAGAGGAAGATATGCCCATCAAGCAGCAGATAAAGAAGACCACTGCAAAAGTGGAACATGTACAATCTGATACTGAACTTGCTGGTGACTCATCAACAAGCCATAGAAAAGCAATCAAGGCTACTCGGAAACCTCGTCGTTTACCTATTTATGGTTGTTATGATGTAGCAACCATGGGGCATGCAAAATCTGTGCATGAAAATTCAGCGGATGATTCTTCAAAAAAGTTGGAATCTGCAGTGACCAAAGAATCACTCTCCAATCAAGTGCCACCTAGAAACGAAACTGATTGTAACTGTAGAAGTATCCAACATGGAAAGCATGGCCAATCTAAGGAGATCAATCTTCAGGTTCGCGTGAATGAAGCTGCTGAAGCTTTTATAAATCAGAAGTTGATTGATGGAAAACACCTCAGCACAGATGGGGCAGATGACCAGTCTAAACATTTCATGGAAGCACTAGAGATACTGAATTCCAACAAGGAACTGTTCATAAAACTCCTACAAGACCCCAATTCTCTACTGGTGAAACATATTGAAGACTTGCGAGACTCTCAGGAAAAAGTGCAGCAGATTAAATCTTACCCCGAAGATAAATTGCCAGAACAACACAAAAATGATTCAAGGGAATGTGAAAGGACTGACTGTACCCGAAACTTCAACTCCATTGATAGATACCTGTCCAAGGGAACTGGTGATCCTCAACCCTTGGAGACAATAGTAGTTTTGAAGCCTGGCTCTGCAAGCTTGCAAAACTGTGCGGATGGAATCAGTCATGACTCTCCACCAGTTCATTATAGGTTAAAAAATGTGCAGCAGagtgttaaaccttcattttttccccttgtcaaaatgaaaagaaagttgATGCATGCTATGCGGGTGAGCAGGAAAGAGCAGCAGTTGATGTTGACTGATGGTGCAGTGCAGAAGtccaaatatattttccaaGAGAGCGAAAAATGTGGTGGCGGAGGTGtggatattaatgaaagaaactCACCAGGTGAAACCTCTTGTTATTTAGGAAGAACAACCATGGATGTCAGGAGTGAAGACCAGATGGACAAAGTGGAAATAATTGAATCTAGTGTTAGAGAGGAAGCTGCTACAGCCAGTAAAAAAGGTCATGAAAGCTCAAGATTTTCAAATCTCAGGCATTCCAAGGAAAATAACAATGACAAATATGTTGAGACAAGGGTACATCTATCTGACTTTTTAATGAATGAAAATGTGAATCTTTCGAGAAAGCAGAGACCAAAAACCTGGGATGGGATGAGTTCTCTTCCTGAAATTGAATTCTTTCCTATGGCCGGTCCTAGATGTCAAGCAGAGCATGCCCGTGTCACTCCACAAATGAGATTTTCTCCCTATAGCAGTTATCAACTGATGAACAAGAACAAGTGGAATCAGAGTGAAAAGAGAAACAACACAAGTCCAACCCGGAAGAATTTAGAGGCTCCACCATGggccaataataaaaaatgtgagGATCAATTACATATCATCGAGACAGAGAAAACTATTTCAGACAAACTTTTCCCTGATGTCAAAGAGGATGAAAACATCTCTTCTCTTGAAAATGATTCTAGCCCTAGAG GAAAAAGGGACAGTAAAATTTCAGAAGAATGTAGTCCCTCCGGCGTGCCCTCCAGACTAGATGGCTCGCACAATAGCGATGCTAATGAAAGCACCTGTACTGCAAATACAACTGACGAACATGAATCCTCAAAATTCTTTAGACTG GATTCATCTACAGATAATCAGATGTCACCATCTTCAACAAGTGATTATTTGTCAAGCCCTTCAACCATCCAGAGGGTTGAAGACTTGGAAAAGGCCAAAGAGAGAGCAGAGCAGCCAAGTCCAGTATCTGTCCTTGAGCATTTTTTCATGGAAGATATGATTACTAGACCTTCAAGCCACGCATCGCGGCCTG CTGAACTATCAGCCCTGCCACTAAGAATAGGTGATGAGGAAGACTATTTGGCTGCTCTTGTTCACTCCCCTTTGGATCTGAAGATTAATTCAAGCACTTCTTTGGAAGAGCTAGGATCCGTGTTGGAGTGTATAGGTGCGGTTTTGAGAGCTTCTGGCTTTAATTTGGATGATCTCTCATCAAAGTGCCATGGTGAGTCATGTGGTGGTCGTAAGCTCGTTTGTGATTATTTTGTCGAAGTCCTTCTAGAGGTATACCAGAACTACACGAGAAGCTCCCCTTGGTTGTCATTTGTCGAACCAAAAGTTCGACCTGTTACAATTGCAGAAAACATGGCTCAACAAGTGATGAAACATGTTGAACGGAACATACTCTTACAGCCACCTTCGCGAACATTAGATCATCTTGTTGAAAAGGACTTGACCAGCTCTGTGACTTGGTTGGATGCCCGGATTGATGCTGAATATGTTGTTAGTATGATAGCAGAAAGTGTTCTAGAAGAAGTGATAATGGAGACTGCAATTGAGTAG